Proteins co-encoded in one Armatimonadota bacterium genomic window:
- a CDS encoding TRAP transporter fused permease subunit: MRALGRPWDLVAQVLLGATSLYYLWLAWYGAASLQYYRGIAVLYSLVVPLLLYRGWRRDRDDAPAAVDVVLALAAVAGVAYWIVEHEAMAYRAGAYTTLDVAMGAVVTALAVETARRVLGRSMALVALLPIAYALFGHYLPPIVGHRGFTLRRVVEYVYLTSDGIFGVMAEVLAEFIIPFVVFGAFLQRAGAARVFIDLALALFGRIAGGPAQAAVMSSALLGTIQGSPVANTVTTGTITIPLMKRAGFPPHIAAAVEGAASTGAMVLPPVMGAGAFIMAEMTATPYAEIVKVAAIPGLLYFLSVGLMVYFESRKLGLRGLAADELPPLGSTLRRGWYLFLPVAVLIALLVAHVSTERAAVFAILATVAVSWVRRETRMGVRAIWEALVEGARSSLFVGALTGAVGIVIGVLALTGIGIRFSYIVVALAAGELWLTLLLVAVSTLVLGLALPITATYLIVAVIAVPVLRELGVPLLVAHMIVFWLSLDSNITPPVALGPFAAAAIAQADPMRAGWNCFRFAKIIYVMPVLFAYTHLLLTGSVWENLAAIVAATLGTVIFASVGTAYLVTRTTVAEWVALAVAGVLGFVPRPEAWAAAVALAGAVALRQRRRAGHRLLAPVVGPAPQG; the protein is encoded by the coding sequence ATGCGCGCGCTGGGCCGGCCGTGGGACCTCGTGGCCCAGGTCCTCCTGGGCGCCACCTCGCTCTACTACCTGTGGCTGGCCTGGTACGGTGCGGCGTCGCTGCAGTACTACCGCGGCATCGCCGTGCTGTACAGCCTGGTGGTGCCGCTGCTGCTCTACCGCGGCTGGCGGCGCGACCGCGACGACGCGCCCGCGGCGGTGGACGTGGTGCTGGCGCTGGCGGCCGTAGCCGGCGTGGCCTACTGGATCGTCGAGCACGAGGCCATGGCCTACCGCGCCGGCGCGTACACCACCCTCGACGTGGCCATGGGCGCAGTGGTGACCGCCCTGGCCGTCGAGACTGCCCGGCGCGTGCTGGGTCGCAGCATGGCGCTGGTGGCGCTCCTGCCCATCGCCTACGCCCTGTTCGGGCACTACCTCCCGCCGATCGTCGGCCACCGCGGGTTCACGCTCCGACGGGTGGTGGAGTACGTCTACCTGACCTCCGACGGCATCTTCGGCGTGATGGCCGAGGTGCTGGCCGAGTTCATCATCCCCTTCGTGGTGTTCGGCGCGTTCCTGCAGCGGGCCGGGGCGGCGCGGGTCTTCATCGACCTGGCGCTGGCGCTGTTCGGCCGCATCGCCGGCGGCCCGGCCCAGGCCGCGGTCATGTCCAGCGCGCTGCTGGGGACGATTCAGGGCAGCCCGGTGGCCAACACCGTCACCACCGGCACGATCACCATCCCCCTGATGAAACGCGCCGGGTTCCCGCCCCACATCGCGGCGGCGGTGGAGGGGGCGGCCTCCACGGGGGCCATGGTCCTGCCGCCGGTAATGGGCGCCGGGGCGTTCATCATGGCCGAGATGACCGCCACGCCCTACGCCGAGATCGTGAAGGTCGCCGCGATCCCGGGCCTGCTGTACTTCCTCTCGGTGGGGCTCATGGTCTACTTCGAATCGCGCAAGCTGGGCCTGCGCGGTCTGGCCGCCGATGAGCTGCCACCGCTGGGCTCGACGCTGCGGCGCGGGTGGTACCTGTTCCTCCCGGTGGCGGTGCTGATCGCTCTGCTGGTGGCGCACGTCTCCACCGAGCGGGCGGCCGTCTTCGCCATCCTGGCCACCGTGGCCGTGAGCTGGGTGCGCCGCGAGACCCGCATGGGGGTGCGGGCGATCTGGGAGGCGCTGGTCGAGGGAGCCCGCTCGTCGCTGTTCGTCGGCGCGCTGACCGGCGCCGTCGGCATCGTCATCGGCGTGCTGGCCCTCACGGGGATCGGCATCCGGTTCTCGTACATCGTGGTGGCCCTGGCGGCGGGAGAGCTCTGGCTGACGCTGCTGCTGGTGGCGGTCTCGACGCTGGTGCTGGGCCTGGCGCTGCCCATCACCGCCACCTACCTGATCGTGGCCGTGATCGCCGTGCCCGTGCTGCGCGAGCTGGGGGTGCCGCTGCTGGTGGCGCACATGATCGTCTTCTGGCTGAGCCTCGACTCCAACATCACCCCGCCGGTGGCGCTGGGCCCGTTCGCTGCGGCGGCCATCGCCCAGGCCGACCCCATGCGCGCGGGATGGAACTGCTTCCGCTTCGCCAAGATCATCTACGTCATGCCGGTCCTGTTCGCGTACACCCATCTGTTGCTGACGGGGTCGGTGTGGGAGAACCTGGCCGCCATCGTGGCCGCAACGCTGGGCACCGTGATCTTCGCCAGCGTCGGGACGGCCTACCTCGTCACGCGCACCACGGTGGCGGAATGGGTGGCACTGGCCGTGGCGGGGGTGCTGGGGTTCGTCCCCCGCCCGGAGGCCTGGGCTGCCGCCGTGGCGCTGGCCGGTGCGGTGGCGCTGCGCCAGCGGCGGCGGGCGGGCCACCGTCTGCTGGCGCCGGTGGTGGGCCCGGCGCCACAGGGCTGA
- a CDS encoding TAXI family TRAP transporter solute-binding subunit: MDTRSRHGGRPAAALRPAVLLGLAVALLAMSAPGPLLAAPKVRLTILGGPPAGVFGIFATGIATFLNGAVPEIDVSVAATGGSTENVRRLQAKNAEMGLAFASDAHEAYHGLEIFRGTAHTNLRALGLVFVGASHVVTYQDSGIRTAADLAGKRVAVGTPGSGTFATAERAFRAIGLWDRLSRVPLLGGAASQALQDGRVDAFFFTGPYPDRGTIEAATVKPIRILDVYTPAVAAGFLRQYPYYSRYVFPPGGYPGVTEPVPALGVPLLWLAHVDVPAPLVQTIVAAAYSTKGHEHMLRVHSAAADMRPRQALQGITIPLHRGAEAHWRSVGLEIPDAIRAR; encoded by the coding sequence ATGGACACGCGGTCGAGACACGGGGGACGCCCTGCGGCAGCGCTGAGACCAGCGGTGCTGCTGGGCCTGGCGGTCGCGCTGCTGGCGATGTCGGCACCGGGGCCGCTGCTGGCGGCGCCCAAGGTGCGCCTGACGATCCTGGGCGGCCCGCCCGCCGGCGTCTTCGGCATCTTCGCCACGGGCATCGCCACCTTCCTCAACGGTGCCGTGCCCGAGATCGACGTGTCGGTGGCCGCCACCGGCGGCTCCACCGAGAACGTGCGGCGGCTCCAGGCGAAGAACGCCGAGATGGGCCTGGCGTTCGCGTCCGACGCCCACGAAGCCTACCACGGCCTGGAGATCTTCCGCGGCACGGCGCACACCAACCTGCGGGCGCTGGGCCTGGTCTTCGTCGGCGCCTCGCACGTGGTCACCTACCAGGACAGCGGGATCCGCACCGCCGCCGACCTGGCGGGCAAGCGCGTCGCGGTGGGCACGCCCGGCTCCGGAACGTTCGCCACCGCCGAGCGCGCGTTCCGCGCCATCGGGCTGTGGGACCGCCTGTCGCGCGTGCCGCTCCTGGGCGGGGCAGCCAGCCAGGCGCTGCAGGACGGCCGCGTGGACGCGTTCTTCTTCACGGGCCCCTACCCCGACCGGGGTACCATCGAGGCCGCGACGGTGAAGCCCATCCGGATCCTGGACGTCTACACCCCGGCGGTGGCTGCGGGCTTCCTGCGCCAGTACCCGTACTACTCGCGGTACGTCTTCCCGCCCGGCGGCTACCCGGGGGTGACCGAACCGGTGCCGGCACTGGGCGTGCCGCTCCTGTGGCTGGCCCACGTCGACGTGCCGGCGCCGCTGGTGCAGACCATCGTCGCGGCCGCGTACAGCACCAAGGGGCACGAGCACATGCTCCGGGTGCATTCCGCTGCCGCCGACATGCGCCCGCGCCAGGCGCTGCAGGGCATCACCATCCCCCTGCACCGCGGCGCCGAGGCGCACTGGCGGTCGGTGGGGCTGGAGATCCCCGATGCGATCCGGGCACGGTAA
- a CDS encoding amidohydrolase family protein, with product MIVDLHAHVIVPALLRDAAPAEAWRPRVYWDAGRQVIEHGGRRLTSAVREFVDPDGILAAQDAAGVDCVVLSPWASLLRYDVPPVEGLRTSRLYNEGLARLAEAHPTRIRALGTVPLQDPELAARELETVLRLPGLCGVEVAASVNGAYLGDDRFRPFWAAAEATGAVVFVHPTTRGFDLPALADYYLWNAVGNPLETTIAAAQMVLAGVLEAHPRLKVVLAHGGGALPALRGRLRHAHRVTAPARARLREPVDASLRRFYYDTVTHDVDLLRGLVAYASPEQVVLGSDYPFDMGVEQPAEAVRALGLPPEEEAKILGGNAARLLARGA from the coding sequence GTGATCGTCGACCTCCACGCCCATGTCATCGTGCCCGCGCTCCTGCGCGACGCCGCGCCCGCCGAGGCCTGGCGTCCGCGGGTCTACTGGGACGCGGGCCGCCAGGTGATCGAGCACGGCGGCCGTCGGCTCACCTCGGCGGTGCGGGAGTTCGTGGACCCAGATGGCATCCTGGCGGCGCAGGACGCTGCCGGGGTGGACTGCGTCGTGCTGAGCCCGTGGGCGTCGTTGCTGCGCTACGACGTGCCGCCTGTGGAAGGGCTGCGCACCAGCCGCCTCTACAACGAGGGGCTGGCCCGCCTGGCCGAGGCCCATCCCACGCGCATCCGCGCCCTGGGCACTGTGCCGCTCCAGGACCCGGAGCTCGCGGCGCGCGAGCTGGAGACGGTGCTGCGCCTGCCGGGGCTGTGCGGCGTGGAGGTCGCAGCCAGCGTCAACGGCGCCTACCTGGGCGACGACCGCTTTCGGCCCTTCTGGGCCGCCGCCGAGGCCACCGGGGCGGTGGTCTTCGTCCACCCCACCACCCGCGGGTTCGACCTGCCGGCGCTGGCCGACTACTACCTGTGGAACGCCGTGGGCAACCCGCTGGAGACGACGATCGCGGCAGCGCAAATGGTGCTGGCGGGCGTGCTGGAGGCGCACCCGCGCCTCAAGGTGGTGCTGGCCCACGGCGGCGGGGCCCTGCCCGCGCTGCGCGGCCGCCTGCGGCACGCACACCGGGTGACGGCGCCGGCGCGGGCGCGCCTGCGCGAACCGGTCGACGCGTCGCTGCGGCGGTTCTACTACGACACGGTGACCCACGACGTCGACCTGTTGCGCGGGCTCGTGGCGTACGCGAGCCCGGAGCAGGTGGTGCTGGGCTCGGACTACCCGTTCGACATGGGCGTGGAACAGCCGGCCGAGGCGGTGCGAGCGCTGGGCCTGCCGCCCGAGGAGGAGGCGAAGATCCTGGGCGGCAACGCGGCACGGCTGCTGGCGCGAGGGGCGTAG
- a CDS encoding DMT family transporter, whose protein sequence is MSGALWALLAGLGFGTFQTINRIAVRRMSVYVSTFLQLVVSTAVLAAIAWATTDVRRVWHAPRAAVVQFAIGAFVHFVVGWTLLNASQKRIGAARTSPLISTSPLFATAIAAAVLRELPSPPALAGIAVTVAGVCAIAGEQPAEASAATPDVPPTGPGTTVPAAAAAPGAAAVHDTRASRTGRTGVLYGLGASLCWAISPVFVRRGLAGLPSPLLGLTLGLVPCVVAYAVGMLARREEVRAVLHSTAFAVKVAAGALVGLSQWARWIALDLAPVGVVLALSQISVPLVLVLSRLLGERHGEAVSGRLWLGAGATVAGVLLLVLAS, encoded by the coding sequence ATGAGCGGTGCGCTATGGGCACTGCTGGCGGGACTTGGCTTCGGCACCTTCCAGACCATCAACCGCATCGCGGTGCGCCGGATGAGCGTGTACGTGTCGACGTTCCTCCAGCTGGTGGTGAGCACGGCGGTGCTGGCCGCCATCGCCTGGGCGACGACGGACGTCCGCCGCGTCTGGCACGCTCCGCGGGCGGCGGTCGTGCAGTTCGCGATCGGGGCGTTCGTGCACTTCGTCGTGGGCTGGACCCTGCTCAACGCAAGCCAGAAGCGGATCGGCGCGGCGCGGACGAGCCCGCTGATCAGCACGAGCCCCCTGTTCGCCACCGCGATCGCCGCCGCTGTGCTGCGCGAGCTCCCGTCGCCGCCAGCGCTGGCGGGCATCGCCGTCACGGTCGCGGGCGTGTGCGCGATCGCGGGAGAACAGCCCGCGGAGGCGTCGGCGGCGACACCAGACGTGCCCCCGACAGGGCCTGGTACCACGGTCCCTGCGGCCGCGGCGGCACCGGGGGCCGCAGCGGTGCACGACACGCGAGCGTCGCGGACCGGCCGCACCGGCGTGCTCTACGGTCTGGGAGCCTCGCTGTGCTGGGCGATCAGCCCGGTGTTCGTGCGCCGCGGCCTGGCCGGGTTGCCCTCGCCGCTGCTGGGCCTCACGCTGGGGCTCGTGCCGTGCGTGGTGGCCTACGCGGTGGGCATGCTGGCGCGACGGGAGGAGGTGCGCGCCGTGCTGCACTCGACGGCGTTCGCCGTCAAGGTGGCGGCGGGCGCCCTGGTGGGCCTGTCGCAGTGGGCCCGGTGGATCGCCCTGGACCTGGCCCCGGTGGGCGTGGTGCTGGCGCTGTCCCAGATCTCGGTGCCGCTGGTGCTGGTCCTCTCTCGACTGCTGGGGGAGCGGCACGGGGAAGCGGTGTCCGGGCGCCTGTGGCTGGGCGCGGGTGCGACCGTTGCGGGGGTCCTGCTCCTGGTCCTGGCGTCGTGA
- a CDS encoding alcohol dehydrogenase catalytic domain-containing protein, producing MKAAVYYGTRDVRIEHRPDPPPPGPGEVLLAVSRAGICGTDVSEYLHGPHAIPVRRPDPVTGYQGPVILGHEFAGRVVAVGPGVAELSPGQRVASGAGVWCEACAWCRAGRPNLCARYYTLGLQADGGLATYVRVPAKTCAPVPDGCSDEAAALAQPLAVAMHAVTRSGVAPHEHLVVLGVGGIGSLIVAAARARGVRSLVAVDVDPHRLRVAEALGATRVVHLGADDPVRVVHDVTDGDGADVVIESAGVPASMDLAPGLVRRGGRLLQVGLPHDRHPMDVRDLVLREVTLLTTVAHVCPTDLPAAIRLLATTDVAARVLDRVIALDDLVDDGLLALATRRATGKIVVDPQA from the coding sequence ATGAAGGCGGCCGTCTACTACGGGACCCGCGACGTGCGCATCGAACACCGCCCCGACCCGCCGCCCCCCGGCCCCGGCGAGGTGCTCCTGGCAGTGAGCCGGGCCGGCATCTGCGGGACCGACGTCTCGGAGTACCTGCATGGACCGCATGCGATCCCCGTCCGTCGCCCCGATCCGGTCACGGGGTACCAGGGGCCGGTGATCCTCGGCCACGAGTTCGCGGGGCGGGTGGTGGCCGTCGGACCTGGCGTTGCGGAGCTCTCCCCGGGACAGCGGGTGGCCAGCGGCGCGGGGGTGTGGTGCGAGGCGTGCGCCTGGTGCCGGGCAGGCCGGCCCAACCTGTGCGCGCGCTACTACACGCTGGGGCTGCAGGCCGACGGCGGGCTGGCCACGTACGTCCGCGTGCCGGCCAAGACGTGCGCGCCCGTGCCCGACGGGTGCAGCGACGAGGCGGCGGCGCTGGCGCAGCCGCTGGCCGTGGCGATGCACGCGGTGACGCGCAGCGGTGTGGCGCCGCACGAGCACCTGGTGGTGCTGGGGGTCGGTGGCATCGGGTCGCTGATCGTGGCCGCCGCGCGCGCCCGGGGCGTCCGGTCCCTGGTGGCCGTCGACGTCGACCCCCACCGCCTGCGCGTCGCAGAGGCCCTGGGGGCAACCCGGGTGGTCCACCTGGGCGCCGACGACCCCGTCCGGGTCGTGCACGACGTCACCGACGGCGACGGCGCCGACGTGGTGATCGAGAGCGCGGGCGTCCCGGCGTCGATGGACCTGGCGCCAGGCCTGGTGCGGCGCGGCGGGCGTCTCCTGCAGGTGGGGCTGCCCCACGACCGTCACCCCATGGACGTGCGCGACCTCGTGCTGCGCGAGGTGACGCTGCTCACCACCGTCGCCCACGTCTGCCCGACCGACCTGCCCGCGGCGATCCGGTTGCTGGCCACCACCGACGTGGCGGCGCGGGTCCTGGACCGCGTCATCGCCCTCGACGACCTGGTCGACGACGGCCTGCTGGCGCTGGCCACGCGGCGCGCCACGGGCAAGATCGTCGTGGACCCGCAGGCATGA
- a CDS encoding branched-chain amino acid ABC transporter permease → MSERVLHRSLTPRAAAVDRATPWLAAAAAAGLAVVGATVEALGLLSTLTTVFLFVVLAQAWNLLGGYAGYLNLGMAVFFGVGAYTTGILAYRYGWPPLATAPLAGLTAVVWAAAVGIPSLRVRGPYFAILTMILGFLVQSLAYNAAVTRGAMGIYVTPLPWDRHTVEQVFYFTYLALAFVVTWFVARVERSRFGYALVAIREDEDAAEILGVRTTRIKIGALLAGALLAGVAGGLYTQRIGYIEPTGTFSLDISIDVVLMTMVGGAGTWQGPILGVPLVMLLAELLRVGVTKVALFGTRVPVEFNRVVLGCALILIALYAREGLMGVLRPVRARRLGV, encoded by the coding sequence ATGAGCGAACGGGTCCTCCACCGCTCCCTCACGCCCCGCGCGGCGGCCGTGGACAGGGCGACGCCGTGGCTGGCAGCCGCCGCGGCCGCAGGGCTGGCGGTGGTGGGCGCGACGGTCGAGGCGCTGGGGCTGCTCAGCACCCTGACCACCGTGTTCCTGTTCGTGGTGCTGGCGCAGGCCTGGAACCTGCTCGGCGGGTACGCCGGCTACCTGAACCTGGGCATGGCGGTCTTCTTCGGGGTAGGCGCGTACACGACGGGAATTCTCGCCTACCGCTACGGCTGGCCGCCCCTGGCGACCGCGCCGCTGGCCGGACTCACGGCGGTCGTGTGGGCCGCGGCCGTGGGCATCCCCAGCCTGCGGGTGCGCGGGCCGTACTTCGCCATCCTGACCATGATCCTGGGCTTCCTGGTGCAGTCCCTGGCCTACAACGCCGCCGTGACCCGCGGCGCCATGGGGATCTACGTCACGCCGTTGCCCTGGGACCGGCACACGGTGGAGCAGGTGTTCTACTTCACCTACCTGGCGCTGGCGTTCGTCGTGACGTGGTTCGTGGCCAGGGTGGAACGGTCGCGATTCGGATACGCGCTGGTGGCCATCCGCGAAGACGAGGACGCCGCCGAGATCCTGGGTGTGCGCACCACCCGGATCAAGATCGGCGCGCTGCTGGCGGGGGCGCTGCTGGCAGGCGTCGCCGGCGGGCTGTACACCCAGCGCATCGGGTACATCGAGCCGACGGGCACCTTCAGCCTCGACATCTCCATCGACGTGGTGCTGATGACCATGGTGGGCGGCGCGGGGACGTGGCAGGGGCCGATCCTCGGCGTCCCGCTGGTGATGCTCCTGGCGGAACTGCTGCGGGTCGGGGTCACGAAGGTGGCGCTGTTCGGCACGCGCGTGCCCGTGGAGTTCAACCGGGTCGTGCTCGGGTGTGCGCTGATCCTGATCGCCCTCTACGCGCGGGAGGGGTTGATGGGCGTGCTCCGGCCCGTGCGGGCCAGGAGGTTGGGGGTCTGA
- a CDS encoding branched-chain amino acid ABC transporter permease — MITLALLGQAAVNGLLLGLVYTLIGVGLSLTLGVLGIVNVAHSTLVILGAFFAWELLHRAALSPLAAMVLAVPLFFLVGAAVDRTLVRRVAAAPQAVGLLVLFGLMIVLESAAILLWTTDTRVLPWRAGQATLALGGLTLPLSRLVAAALALGMVLLLDALLRRTLLGKAIRAVGQNPDAALVLGVDPRRIGLVVMGLGAASAAVGGVALAMIFPFAPQDHVRWLAWAFLVVVVGGLGGVRSSLAAGLLVGEVETLSGVLLPFQYVYLVVYGLLAAALLLRGQGLATVRERTV, encoded by the coding sequence ATGATCACGCTGGCCCTGCTCGGGCAAGCGGCCGTCAACGGCCTGCTGCTGGGCCTGGTCTACACCCTGATCGGCGTGGGTCTGAGCCTGACGCTCGGAGTGCTGGGCATCGTCAACGTCGCTCACAGCACGCTGGTCATCCTGGGCGCGTTCTTCGCCTGGGAACTGCTGCACCGGGCCGCGCTCTCGCCGCTTGCCGCCATGGTGCTGGCGGTGCCGCTCTTCTTTCTGGTCGGGGCCGCGGTGGACCGCACGCTCGTGCGGCGGGTCGCCGCGGCGCCCCAGGCCGTCGGGTTGCTGGTCCTCTTCGGCCTCATGATCGTCCTCGAGAGCGCCGCCATCCTGCTCTGGACCACCGATACCCGTGTCCTCCCCTGGCGCGCCGGCCAGGCCACGCTCGCGCTGGGCGGGCTGACGCTGCCGCTGTCCCGCCTGGTGGCAGCGGCGCTGGCGTTGGGCATGGTGCTGCTGCTGGACGCGCTGCTGCGCCGCACGCTCCTGGGGAAAGCCATCCGCGCGGTGGGCCAGAATCCCGATGCGGCGCTGGTGCTGGGCGTCGACCCGCGCCGCATCGGCCTGGTGGTGATGGGGCTGGGCGCCGCCTCCGCCGCGGTGGGCGGCGTCGCCCTGGCCATGATCTTCCCCTTCGCACCGCAAGACCACGTCCGCTGGCTGGCGTGGGCGTTCCTGGTGGTCGTGGTGGGCGGGCTCGGGGGCGTACGGAGCAGCCTGGCGGCCGGGCTCCTGGTGGGCGAGGTGGAGACGCTGAGCGGTGTGCTCCTGCCCTTCCAGTACGTCTACCTCGTGGTCTACGGCCTCCTGGCGGCGGCGCTGTTGCTGCGGGGCCAGGGGCTGGCCACGGTGCGGGAGCGGACCGTCTAG
- a CDS encoding ABC transporter ATP-binding protein yields MRPAPDATRTGIQRPPAPAELRMEHVVAGYYPEQVVLDDVTLVARAGSLTAVLGPNGSGKSTALRVLYGLVHPRRGRVVMQDRDITTVPVHQRVTLGLGLLPQGRSVFPGLTVHENLELGAWSLPPSRRREAVARVYARYPMLEAWRTRLAGSLSGGQQRTVEIARMMVTDPSVLLLDEPSAGLAPVVADQVYAEVARLREEGRTIVLVDQNVRAAVALADYVYTLEFGRNQLEGPRAEFDGKLGTVVRSWLRV; encoded by the coding sequence ATGCGACCGGCGCCTGACGCCACCCGTACGGGCATCCAGCGCCCGCCGGCGCCGGCGGAGCTGCGCATGGAGCACGTGGTGGCTGGTTACTACCCTGAGCAGGTGGTGCTCGACGACGTGACGCTCGTCGCCCGTGCGGGCAGCCTGACGGCGGTGCTGGGCCCCAACGGGTCGGGCAAGTCGACGGCTCTGCGGGTGCTGTACGGGCTGGTGCACCCGCGGCGCGGACGGGTCGTCATGCAGGACCGCGACATCACCACCGTGCCCGTGCACCAGCGGGTCACGCTGGGCCTCGGCCTGCTCCCGCAGGGCCGGTCGGTCTTCCCCGGCCTGACCGTCCACGAGAACCTGGAGCTGGGTGCCTGGAGCCTGCCCCCGTCCCGCCGCCGGGAAGCGGTCGCACGCGTCTACGCGCGCTACCCCATGCTGGAGGCGTGGCGCACCCGGCTGGCCGGCAGCCTGAGCGGCGGGCAGCAGCGCACGGTGGAGATCGCGCGCATGATGGTCACCGACCCCTCGGTGCTGCTGCTGGACGAGCCCTCCGCGGGGCTGGCGCCCGTGGTCGCCGACCAGGTCTACGCGGAGGTCGCCCGCCTGCGCGAGGAAGGGCGCACGATCGTCCTGGTGGATCAGAACGTCCGGGCTGCGGTGGCGCTGGCCGACTACGTGTACACCCTGGAATTCGGTCGCAACCAGCTGGAAGGCCCACGCGCCGAGTTCGACGGCAAGCTGGGGACCGTGGTGCGGAGCTGGTTGCGTGTTTAG
- a CDS encoding ABC transporter ATP-binding protein yields the protein MLLEVRTLTKTFGGIVALDGVSFDLPTGTVLGVIGPNGSGKTTLLNTLNGVHAPDRGTVRLDGQPAAGLPPHRLAALGVMRTFQHTRVFRTLTVLQNMLVPLLHQPVDPGTARARALDLLAAVGLDRHADVPASQLSGGQQRLLEFARALMTAPRLVLMDEPFAGVHPEVTQVMTARIDALRREGVAFIVVSHEIPVLMALSQRIVCLHQGRIIADGTPASVRNDRAVIEAYLGHATGA from the coding sequence GTGTTGCTGGAGGTCAGGACGCTGACCAAGACGTTCGGTGGCATCGTGGCGCTGGACGGGGTCTCGTTCGACCTCCCGACCGGCACGGTGCTGGGCGTGATCGGCCCCAACGGGTCGGGGAAGACCACGCTGCTGAACACCCTCAACGGCGTCCACGCGCCCGATCGCGGCACGGTGCGGCTCGACGGACAGCCCGCGGCGGGCCTGCCCCCGCACCGGCTGGCGGCGCTGGGCGTGATGCGCACGTTCCAGCACACCCGCGTGTTCCGCACGCTGACGGTGCTGCAGAACATGCTGGTGCCGCTCCTGCACCAGCCGGTGGATCCCGGTACCGCGCGCGCACGGGCGCTGGACCTGCTGGCTGCGGTCGGCCTGGACCGCCACGCGGACGTGCCGGCCAGCCAGCTCTCGGGCGGCCAGCAGCGCCTGCTGGAGTTCGCCCGCGCCCTCATGACGGCACCCCGCCTGGTCCTGATGGACGAGCCCTTCGCGGGCGTCCACCCCGAGGTGACCCAGGTGATGACGGCGCGGATCGACGCCCTGCGCCGGGAGGGCGTGGCGTTCATCGTGGTGAGTCACGAGATCCCGGTGCTGATGGCGCTGTCGCAACGGATCGTCTGCCTGCACCAGGGGCGCATCATCGCCGACGGCACCCCGGCCAGCGTCCGCAACGACCGCGCGGTCATCGAGGCGTACCTCGGCCATGCGACCGGCGCCTGA
- a CDS encoding amino acid ABC transporter substrate-binding protein, translating into MTYGTRRGLAAALAALVLVAVAGLPGTGGPAEAKPVLIGGSLGLTGPFSGPSAVYKAIYEYWADRVNREGGLLGRPVRLIIYDDEGKPAVAQALYQRLLKEDNVDLVLAPYTTLVGGAVIPIVESAQKVLWNGGFVGIELFKKSRWIVGAYTYQEPDYPRGIFELVDSLPPDQRPRRIGVVTEQNPFTLVVKNGYQGYGGVLNFARQRGIPVVLNEEYAPTVSDVSGLIQRAKAAGVDLFFALSLPNPAALLARTAREQGFKPAIYCACGSQVTTLPYWRDLGPAGEGIIGTTMATQTDKFKEIGVLHTFLQTKLGYREIPAYATVALTILQVLEQAVKGAGTLDQARLRAYVVGRKFATAHGLIEYDKDGIPSYNQVLVQFLGGRNQVIWPPARATAKPVIPMP; encoded by the coding sequence ATGACGTACGGAACACGCCGCGGGCTGGCGGCGGCCCTGGCCGCGCTCGTACTGGTCGCCGTCGCCGGGCTGCCCGGCACGGGCGGGCCGGCCGAGGCGAAACCGGTCCTGATCGGCGGCAGCCTGGGGCTGACGGGCCCGTTCTCCGGTCCGTCGGCGGTCTACAAGGCGATCTACGAGTACTGGGCCGACCGCGTGAATCGCGAGGGCGGGCTGCTGGGCCGCCCGGTGCGGCTGATCATCTACGACGACGAGGGCAAGCCCGCGGTGGCGCAGGCGCTCTACCAGCGCCTGCTCAAAGAGGACAACGTCGACCTCGTCCTGGCGCCCTACACCACGCTCGTGGGCGGAGCGGTCATCCCCATCGTGGAGTCCGCCCAGAAGGTCCTGTGGAACGGCGGGTTCGTCGGCATCGAGCTGTTCAAGAAGTCGCGGTGGATCGTGGGCGCCTACACCTACCAGGAGCCCGACTACCCGCGGGGGATCTTCGAGCTGGTCGACAGCCTGCCGCCGGACCAGCGGCCGCGCCGCATCGGCGTGGTCACCGAGCAGAACCCCTTCACCCTGGTGGTGAAGAACGGCTACCAGGGGTACGGCGGCGTGCTGAACTTCGCCCGGCAGCGCGGGATCCCCGTGGTGCTGAACGAGGAGTACGCGCCGACGGTCAGCGACGTGAGCGGGTTGATCCAGCGGGCCAAAGCCGCCGGGGTCGACCTCTTCTTCGCCCTCTCGTTGCCCAACCCGGCGGCGCTGCTGGCGCGCACCGCACGCGAGCAGGGCTTCAAGCCCGCCATCTACTGCGCGTGTGGCTCGCAGGTGACGACGCTGCCCTACTGGCGCGACCTGGGCCCGGCGGGTGAGGGCATCATCGGCACCACCATGGCCACGCAGACCGACAAGTTCAAGGAGATCGGGGTGCTGCACACCTTCCTCCAGACCAAGCTCGGGTACCGCGAGATCCCCGCGTACGCCACCGTAGCGTTGACGATCCTCCAGGTGCTCGAGCAGGCGGTCAAGGGCGCCGGCACCCTCGACCAGGCCAGGCTGCGGGCCTACGTGGTGGGCCGCAAGTTCGCCACCGCGCACGGGCTCATCGAGTACGACAAGGACGGCATCCCGAGCTACAACCAGGTGCTGGTCCAGTTCCTCGGGGGCCGCAACCAGGTGATCTGGCCGCCCGCGCGGGCGACGGCCAAACCCGTCATCCCCATGCCCTGA